The genomic interval GTGAGCGCGACCAGCGGCATGCCGATGCCGTCGAGGCCGACGTGCCAGTTGAGGCTGTAGGGTCCGGCCACGACCCACTCGGTGTTCGTCTCGAACGCCAGCGTGCTACCCGACAGCAGGGCGTTTCCGCTGGCCTCGTACGTGCTGTACATCCAGAGGCTCCCGACCAGCGGGAGCAGGCTGAGCGCGAACGCGAGCTTCCCCGCCACCTTGTTCGGCGCGAGGAAGACCGCGGCCGCGCTCGCCAACGTTACCGCGATGAGTGCTTCGATCCACATCTAGAACCAACCTCCCATGAGACCGAGGACGACGAGAAGGACGACGAGGCCCGTCGTCAGCAGGAAGGCGTAGTTGGTCACCACGCCCGACTGGACGCGCTTGATGCGGTCGCCACCGAACAGGCTCACGCTCGACACGCCGTTGACCACGCCGTCGATGACGCCCTGATCGAACTTGTCGGCGACGCGCGCGAGCGGGAGGGTGAGACCCGTCGCGAGCCAGACCTGGAACTCGTCCTGGTAGTAGTTGTTGAACAGCACCGTCTTGGCGCTGCCGAGCTTGTCGGTGTGCTCGACGGGGCTCGGAACGGCGTAGAGCTTCCACGCGAGTCCGGCACCCGCCAGCGCGAGCCCGAGCGAGACGCCCGCGCTCAGCAGTACCGTCGTCACCTCGCCGCCCACGTACGCCGACGAGTAGGGGATGAGGTCGGCGTAGTGGTGGGCGGTCAGCGCCTCGGGCCCGGCGTCGAGCCACTGGTGGAGGAAGTCGATTCCCTCCACGCCGAGGACCTTCTGGACCGGCACCATGTTGACCAGTCCGGCCACCGCGGCCAGAACGCCCAGCACCGCGAGCGGGACCTTGACGTTCCAGCCCACGCCGTGGGGGTTCCGGGCGGTGTCGGTCCGGGGCTCGCCGTGGAAGGTCAGCGCGACCATCCGGAAGGTGTAGAACCCGGTGAAGAACACCGCGAGCAGACCCATCGCGTACGCCCCGAGCAACAGCGGGCTGTCGAGGCCGTGGATGAGCGCCTCGTAGAGCACCTCGTCCTTCGACCAGAAGCCCGAGAACGGGAGGATGCCCGCGAGCGCGAGCGACCCCGAGAGGAACGCGTAGTAGGTCACGGGCATCCGCTCTTTCAGGCCGCCCATGTCCCACATGTTCTCGTTGTGGTGCATCGCGATGATGACCGACCCGGCACCGAGGAACAGAAGCGCCTTGAAGAACGCGTGGGTCATCAGGTGGAAGGTCGCCGCGACGTAGCCGCCAGCGCCCAGCGCGAGCATCATGTACCCGTACTGGGAGATGGTCGAGTACGCCAGCACCTGCTTGATCTCCTTCTTGACGACGCCCATCGTGGCGGCGAACAGCGCGGTGAAGCCGCCGACGAACGCGATGAGCGCAAGCACCTGCGGGAGCAGGGCGTAGAACCCGTACATCCGCGCGACGAGGTAGACGCCCGCCGCGACCATCGTCGCGGCGTGGATGAGCGCCGAGACCGGGGTCGGGCCCTCCATCGCGTCCGGGAGCCAGGTGTGCAGCGGGAACTGGGCCGACTTGCCGACGACGCCGCCGAGCACCAGCAGTCCCAGCACCGAGAACCACGCCTCCGGGCCGAGCCCGAGGAACGTGGTGGCGCTCGCGTCGCCCGCGAGCGCCTGCTCGGCGAGGTGGGGGAACGACTCGCTCCCGGCGAACGCCGTGGTGCCGAAGGTGGCGAACACGCCGACCACGCCGATGAGGAAGAAGTAGTCACCGAACCGGGTGACCAGGAACGCCTTCTTCGCGGCGCTCGGCGGGCCGTCCTCGCGGAACCAGAAGCCGATGAGCAGGAACGAACACAGGCCCACCAGCTCGAAGAACATGAACGCCATCAGCAGGTTGTCGGCGAACACGAACGAGAGCATGCTCGCGGTGAACAGCCCGAGACCGGCGTAGTACCGGGGCAGGCCGGTCTCGCCCTCGTCGTTCATGTAGCCGAGGCTGAAAACGTGGACGAGCAGGGCGATGAGCGAGACGATGACGAGCATCATCGTCGACAGCGGGTCGAGCAGGATACCGAAGTGGAGGTCGAACGCCGCCTCGCCGACCCCGGCGACCCACGTTATCGAGTCGTGGTACATCCCGTCGGACGCGCCCGAGACGGCCACGAACGCCCACACCGAGAGGACGAGCGACCCGGCGGTCGCGAGGATGCCGGGAATCGCGCCGCCCTTCGGGAGCAGTCGCGGGGCGAACGCGCCCACGAGCAGTGCGATCAGGAACGATACGAACGGCAACGCCGCGATGGCCGGTGCCAGTTCGAAGGGGAGTGCTGCCATCGTTTTACCACCTCATGGTTGTCGCTTTCGTCACGTCCACGTCTGCGAAGTTGCGATACAGCACGAGGATGATGCCGATCCCGATGGCCACCTCCGCGGCCGCCAGCGCGAGCGTGAACAGGCTGAACGTCTGTCCAGTCAGGTTGCCGTGG from Halorussus salilacus carries:
- the nuoL gene encoding NADH-quinone oxidoreductase subunit L; the protein is MAALPFELAPAIAALPFVSFLIALLVGAFAPRLLPKGGAIPGILATAGSLVLSVWAFVAVSGASDGMYHDSITWVAGVGEAAFDLHFGILLDPLSTMMLVIVSLIALLVHVFSLGYMNDEGETGLPRYYAGLGLFTASMLSFVFADNLLMAFMFFELVGLCSFLLIGFWFREDGPPSAAKKAFLVTRFGDYFFLIGVVGVFATFGTTAFAGSESFPHLAEQALAGDASATTFLGLGPEAWFSVLGLLVLGGVVGKSAQFPLHTWLPDAMEGPTPVSALIHAATMVAAGVYLVARMYGFYALLPQVLALIAFVGGFTALFAATMGVVKKEIKQVLAYSTISQYGYMMLALGAGGYVAATFHLMTHAFFKALLFLGAGSVIIAMHHNENMWDMGGLKERMPVTYYAFLSGSLALAGILPFSGFWSKDEVLYEALIHGLDSPLLLGAYAMGLLAVFFTGFYTFRMVALTFHGEPRTDTARNPHGVGWNVKVPLAVLGVLAAVAGLVNMVPVQKVLGVEGIDFLHQWLDAGPEALTAHHYADLIPYSSAYVGGEVTTVLLSAGVSLGLALAGAGLAWKLYAVPSPVEHTDKLGSAKTVLFNNYYQDEFQVWLATGLTLPLARVADKFDQGVIDGVVNGVSSVSLFGGDRIKRVQSGVVTNYAFLLTTGLVVLLVVLGLMGGWF